A single window of Methylomarinum sp. Ch1-1 DNA harbors:
- a CDS encoding sulfite exporter TauE/SafE family protein, whose amino-acid sequence MNKSLFFSVALTLLVWLAWYGYCRPDTLAIVEANWPVSLTMVFGSFIAGATSEGGGAIAFPVFTKVLQIAPLEAKVFSLAIQSVGMTAATLTIVVMRIDVAWRLVLWASLGGAFGVVFSTLLIAPMLEPALLKMLFTSMVVSFALTLAQLNWRVRAYNRRLPLFGWPEKAGMLLTGVVGGGMTGLVGNGIDIICFSVMVLLFRLTEKVSTPTSVILMAINSLVGFMLHVFVIGDFNERVEAYWLAAIPVVVVGAPLGAYCCTKLNNKMIATVLIALILIELFSSLCLIPLTGKIGAVSLTVFVVFSVIYYLMSRSLRYRPVGEEK is encoded by the coding sequence TTGAATAAATCGCTATTTTTCAGCGTTGCGCTGACCCTACTGGTGTGGCTTGCATGGTATGGCTACTGCAGGCCCGATACGCTTGCCATTGTCGAAGCAAATTGGCCGGTGAGCCTGACCATGGTGTTCGGCTCCTTCATCGCCGGCGCCACCAGCGAGGGCGGCGGCGCGATCGCCTTTCCGGTGTTTACCAAGGTGTTGCAGATTGCGCCGCTGGAGGCCAAGGTCTTCTCGTTGGCGATTCAGAGCGTCGGCATGACGGCGGCAACGTTGACGATTGTCGTCATGCGTATCGATGTGGCCTGGCGCTTGGTCTTATGGGCCAGTCTGGGCGGCGCGTTCGGCGTTGTATTCAGTACCTTGCTGATAGCCCCTATGCTGGAGCCGGCGTTATTGAAAATGCTGTTCACCTCGATGGTCGTTAGTTTCGCCCTGACCTTGGCGCAGCTGAATTGGCGAGTCCGCGCCTATAATCGTCGTTTGCCGCTGTTCGGCTGGCCGGAAAAAGCCGGCATGCTATTGACCGGCGTGGTCGGCGGCGGCATGACCGGATTGGTCGGCAATGGCATCGACATCATTTGTTTTTCGGTGATGGTGCTGCTGTTCCGGTTAACGGAAAAAGTCTCGACGCCGACGTCGGTGATTTTGATGGCGATCAATTCGCTGGTCGGTTTCATGCTGCATGTCTTCGTCATCGGCGATTTTAACGAACGAGTGGAAGCTTACTGGCTGGCGGCGATTCCGGTGGTCGTGGTCGGAGCGCCGTTGGGGGCGTATTGTTGCACGAAATTGAACAATAAAATGATCGCTACCGTGTTAATCGCATTGATTTTGATCGAATTGTTCAGTTCGCTGTGTTTGATCCCATTAACTGGTAAGATTGGCGCTGTAAGCTTGACGGTATTTGTCGTCTTTTCGGTTATTTATTATCTGATGTCCCGGTCGTTGCGTTATAGACCGGTCGGAGAGGAGAAATAG
- a CDS encoding Na(+)-translocating NADH-quinone reductase subunit A, translating to MIKIKQGLDLPITGRPEQIIKAAAPPTSVALLGIDYAGLKPHLEVQESDTVRKGQVLFSDKRFPSVIYTSPGTGTVTAINRGERRALLSVVIELTDSDEQVQFQSYSDAEIATLPRQTVIEQLLASGQWTALRSRPFDKVADPEIVPHSIFITAIDSNPLAPAIAPILQGHEQDLLNGLRLLSTLTDGKLFLCKAPETHLPDIDLAKLVIEDFSGPHPAGNAGTHIHFLDPVSLDKTVCHVGLQDVIAIGKLFSSGNLYTDRVVALAGPSALNPRLIKTRVGAGLEDLCAGELIDGEQRIISGSVLSGHTASGATAYLGRFHQQVSLLPEDRKRQFLGWLGPGLNRHSVKPVFLSRFLPDTRFDFTTAKNGEVRAILPSGNFEKIMPLDIMPLFLLRALAVEDIEEAEALGCLELAEEDLALCAYVCPSKLEFGPLLRKNLDLIEAQSREET from the coding sequence ATGATAAAAATCAAACAAGGCCTGGACCTACCGATCACGGGTCGACCGGAACAGATTATCAAAGCGGCGGCGCCGCCGACCAGCGTAGCGCTGCTGGGAATCGATTACGCCGGTTTGAAGCCTCATTTGGAAGTCCAGGAGTCCGATACCGTCCGCAAAGGCCAGGTCCTGTTCAGCGACAAAAGGTTTCCATCGGTGATTTATACGTCGCCGGGCACAGGTACGGTTACGGCGATCAACCGAGGCGAAAGGCGCGCCCTGCTTTCGGTCGTCATCGAGCTGACGGACAGCGACGAACAAGTTCAATTCCAGTCTTATTCGGACGCTGAAATCGCGACATTGCCGCGCCAGACCGTCATCGAGCAACTGCTGGCTTCTGGCCAGTGGACGGCATTGCGTTCGCGGCCGTTCGACAAGGTGGCCGATCCGGAAATCGTCCCCCACTCCATTTTTATCACCGCTATCGACAGCAATCCTTTAGCCCCGGCCATCGCCCCGATTCTACAAGGCCATGAACAGGATTTGCTGAACGGTCTGCGCTTACTGAGCACATTAACCGACGGCAAGCTGTTTCTGTGCAAGGCTCCCGAGACCCATTTGCCTGATATCGATCTCGCCAAGCTGGTCATCGAAGACTTTTCCGGCCCTCATCCGGCCGGTAACGCCGGCACCCATATCCATTTCCTGGACCCGGTGTCTTTGGACAAGACTGTTTGCCATGTCGGCCTGCAGGACGTCATTGCCATCGGCAAATTATTCTCTAGCGGCAACCTCTATACCGACCGCGTCGTTGCATTGGCAGGGCCGTCGGCGCTCAACCCCAGGTTGATCAAGACTCGTGTCGGCGCCGGCCTCGAAGACCTATGCGCCGGCGAACTGATCGATGGCGAGCAACGGATCATCTCCGGTTCTGTGCTGTCCGGCCACACGGCCAGCGGAGCCACCGCCTATCTAGGTCGTTTTCATCAGCAGGTCTCGCTGCTGCCCGAAGATAGGAAACGCCAATTCTTAGGCTGGCTGGGCCCAGGGCTCAACCGTCATTCGGTCAAGCCGGTCTTCCTGTCCCGCTTTCTGCCAGACACGCGCTTCGATTTCACCACCGCCAAGAACGGCGAGGTGCGCGCCATTCTCCCCAGCGGCAATTTTGAAAAGATCATGCCGCTGGACATCATGCCGTTGTTCCTGTTGCGCGCCTTGGCCGTCGAAGATATCGAAGAAGCGGAGGCGCTAGGTTGCCTGGAACTGGCGGAGGAAGACCTGGCCCTTTGCGCCTATGTCTGTCCCTCCAAACTGGAATTCGGTCCGCTGCTGCGTAAAAACCTGGATTTGATCGAAGCCCAGAGCCGGGAGGAGACATGA